The following DNA comes from Solanum stenotomum isolate F172 chromosome 11, ASM1918654v1, whole genome shotgun sequence.
GCATAAAGTATATCCGCTTTAGGAACATAACCTAATGGCTCAGCCAGACGAGGAAAAGTGGTTTCCATCCTATGAGttcgtcccataccaccacctaCCTGCAAATGAAGTCGAGGATTATACTAGTCCTTATAGAAAGCAAAAGAAGTAAGAGACGAGAATCTATATATTTCCTTCTTACATATATATTGAATCCTTGAGGCTCTCCATCCTCATCAGATACAACAACAACACCTATGTCATTCGTGAAAATGTCCACTGAGTTATCACTAGGCACAGTAACTGCAATTTTGAACTTTCTTGGCAAGAACTGAGTTCCATAAATGGGTTCAGGTGAGTCAGGGAAGTTTGTTCCATGGGAGTTATCATTTCGAGCTTTCACAACTTCAGGAGGTTCTACTGTCATAAATTTCTCCCCATCCACCCAAACGTCATAGTAAAATCCAGACTGAGGAGTTAAAAGTGCTGCAATGTTATCAGCGGTTTGTTTAGCAAACACATAATCTTTTTTTGCAAACGGGGCAGCTGGAGCAAGAACGTTCCTATTGAGGTCACCACATGCACCAAGAGTTGAACCCATGTTGTGGATGATTGTACTCATTACTGTCTTTAGGTCTTTTTTCAAGACCCCATGCAGCTGAAAGGTCTGTCTTGTTGTCAAACGGAGTGTCCCAATCCCAAATTGGTCAGCAAGATCATCCATGACTAAGTAAAGTTTGTTTGGTACTTCACCACCAGGGTTCTTTGTCCTAAGCATAAATGAGTATGATCTTGATCCACGCTCGTCTCTGTTGTATTGCATATAGCTTCCATGGAACTTGATCAATTGTGTTGCAGCCTCATTGATGTTTGGGGCATCATTAAGAATCTCCTCATTTAGAGGATATCTTATGAAGTTACTCTGTTCTTTGAAGATTTCAACCTTACTACGCTTGGGCTCCACCGCAGCTGGCTTCGCTGGCTGCAAAAGATCAACAGATACATCACACTTAACAAAGCTCTATCACCCACACAGTATAATGGAAAATGACAGAATTCCTCCTAACTGTGAGGCCTAACAGAAACATAAATCGCAGTAGTAATGCATCTCACAATAACTACCAAGCATCACTTGAAGCAACACAAAGCATAGAACCCATACAGAAAATTCAATACTTTCACCAGCCATAAGAAGCATCATTCTAGACTCAGGGAATTTTATCCCTTACTTCATAGAAGATCCCAATTCTACTATGGCAACCCTACCCCCTACCCCCATGAAAAATGAATAACGcactcaagaaaaaaaaaatcaaataaatccATGCAGAACAAAAAGATAGCAAAAGGCGGCTAATTGACAGGGACAAAAGGCAAATTTACATTGGATAAGCAAAACAAAggaaacaatttttaaaaaatgaattgtaTACACATAagataattgaaataaaatcaCCAAAAGAAAAACCCACATCTGCAGTTCAATCAATGCTCAATCGagccacaacaacaacaacaaaatgcatttctataaaaaaaaaattaaaaaaagagaatggAAAAGGCGGCGGAgactaaaaaaaacatttttcatatcAAATCGGAGGAATTAATCAATGCGCAATATCGAGCCGGAACAGaaagatttcaaaaaaaagaaaaaaaaaagttgtatcATTTATACCGTAGATACAGCACGGACAATAGAAGTAGAATTGGAATGAGAAAATGAGCGATGGATACGTCTGCTAAGCAAAATCGAATTAGAGGTGCTTTTCAATCCATTGAACCTCTGAATTTGTAGCTTCGGGTTGGGGTCATCGACGGCGGCGATATTGATCGCTGCTCCAAACGACGTCGTCATCCGTAGCCAAAATGGGATAAAGAAAGGTAAGCTAGGGTTTTTAAGAAATGAAGAATTTTGTGAAAATGGCGGAGAGAGTACACAGATATTTGAGCAAAAATACTTGGGTGGTGAAGATGAAAGCCAAAGGATTGATGGCCCTTTTTTAGTGCTGAGTCACGTGCTTGGCACGGGGCAGTATCTTTAGTTTCTTCACGCGCCCTTATTTGGATCTGTTTCTACACGAGCTAAAAGAGTTTCCTTTAGAAAGCCTCTAAAAGCCACTAcctaataataaaatttaaagttaatattggacaaataatatatttgttaaataGGGATGAATGTGAAATGATATCTTGTTGTCAATCTCATGTAATGAACTTGTTTTAACTGCTTGGGGTCTTACAAGTGTTATTGTATTCATTGTGGGTTGTGATTGTGTGATATTGATGATTCTCGATTGGCTCGAGAATAACACGTCTGgtacataatatatttattgGTAGGCTCGGATACCATTTTTGATACAAATTTTACATTGGTTGGTCGAGTACCACACCTTGTAATATGTTGATTGTTCTTATGTGTGTTGGTTCCATGAGGTGAATTGAATTTATTCATTGTGATTATGTTGATCATGTTTCATGTGGCTATTAAGGCAGATTGAGACCTAAGAGTTTTGTTTACTTTTACTGACTTGGGTTATACATGTGTTGTCCTATTTTGTTAGTTATAATTTCATGTTCATGTTTCGTATTTTTAGAGTTAGTCGATGATTATATCAGTATACTACATTTTGTGTATTGATATTACATTTGCTCttcttttttattgaatataggGCATATTACTGCAGTTGCAGCTGCTTCACGACTCAGTTGTGATTCTCACGTTTCCTGAATTTAAGGATGAGTTGCCTCTTCTAGACTGTCATGGATTCATCTTTCCTATCTAGTCCATTTTTGGatttagatttattttgttttagagtCGCATTCCTATATTCTAGACtatgttagatgttttggtacacaACTTTTAGATTAAGGAGAGTATTCTGCAAATACTTCATGTTAATGATTTCAGCTATGAACCTTGACATTAATTGATGAACTCTTACTTTTACATGTTTAGTTGGTTATGTATAGGCTTGGTGATTGGTTCCCCACCGAAAACTTAGTGTAGGTGTCTGACAATTTAGATCGTGACAACTATTTAGTTATTCCACAAAATTGAATTTTAGATATAGTTACATTTATTATtctttcttgtttctaaacAACTTGTAGACTCTCATACTTGTATACTTTAAATCTC
Coding sequences within:
- the LOC125843965 gene encoding sulfite reductase 1 [ferredoxin], chloroplastic; translation: MTTSFGAAINIAAVDDPNPKLQIQRFNGLKSTSNSILLSRRIHRSFSHSNSTSIVRAVSTPAKPAAVEPKRSKVEIFKEQSNFIRYPLNEEILNDAPNINEAATQLIKFHGSYMQYNRDERGSRSYSFMLRTKNPGGEVPNKLYLVMDDLADQFGIGTLRLTTRQTFQLHGVLKKDLKTVMSTIIHNMGSTLGACGDLNRNVLAPAAPFAKKDYVFAKQTADNIAALLTPQSGFYYDVWVDGEKFMTVEPPEVVKARNDNSHGTNFPDSPEPIYGTQFLPRKFKIAVTVPSDNSVDIFTNDIGVVVVSDEDGEPQGFNIYVGGGMGRTHRMETTFPRLAEPLGYVPKADILYAVKAIVVTQRENGRRDDRRYSRLKYLLSSWGIEKFRSVTEQYYGKKFEPCRELPQWEFKSYLGWHEQGDGSLFCGLHVDNGRVKGEMKKALREVIEKYNLNVRLTPNQNIILSNIRQSWKRSITTVLAQGGLLQPRFVDPLNLTAMACPAFPLCPLAITEAERGIPDILKRVRAMFDKVGLRFYESVVIRVTGCPNGCARPYMAELGLVGDGPNSYQIWLGGTPNQTVLARTFMDKVKVQDLEKVLEPLFFYWKRKRHSKESFGEFSNRLGFEKLGDLVEKWDGIPESSSRYNLKLFADKETYQAMDALARIQNKNAHQLAIDVIRNYVASQQNGKSMD